Genomic window (Oryza sativa Japonica Group chromosome 3, ASM3414082v1):
TTTCAGAAGGCGTTTGAACTGAAGTAATCTTACATACCTTGTTAGTAATCTCATATTCTGTGTGTTGTTTGCCACAAGTAGGATGATAATGCTTATTTCCTTCACAGGGCTGAGTGGCTCTATGCATTTTACCTTGGGAAGTTGTGTGAGAAACTGGGGCATTCCCCTGCTGAAGCATTTTCATACTACAACAAAGCTGTTGTGTTGAATCCAACGGCAGTCGACCCGGTTTACAGGATGCATGCATCACGCATGAAGTTACTTTATACCCAAGGAAAGCAGAATCTGGATGCTATACAGGTTTGTCTAAGATTCATGAATCagtttttgcttcttttttttttctttgtaaaaGTGTTACGCACGGTTGGGTTCCTTATTTAATAGTTTGTGTACAGTCTTAACTAGGCTATTGACATGGGCACTGGCCAAGGGCCAAGGAAAGGGTGCAGCCTTAAAGAggggcctgctcctcccttggccTCACTGGTCTAGCTTACTACTAGCAGTTTCTGGTTTTCCCCTCGATTGTGACAGGCTAGTTTATAATAGATATTTTGATATTAACTCTATTGATTTATGTTTTTTAGGTTGTTGCTGATTATACATACAAACAGTCAACCAAGGAAGATGTCTTGAGCATGCTACAGTCCATAAATAATGTCAAGAATTCACCCTCTGATCATAATGATAAATGTGTCCTTGATAGCACAGCGGAGAATAAGTTTGTTGACCCTGATCTACTTGATAAAGTGTGGCACATCCTATATGATGATTGCCTGTGTGCCCTTGGTACTTGTGTGGAAGGTGAGCTGAAGCATTTCCATAAGGCGAGATACAAGCTTGCACAAGGATTGTATAGAAGGGGTGAAGCAGGGGACCTAGAGCGAGCTAAAGAAGAGCTTTCATTTTGTTTCAAATCTACTCGTTCTTCCTTTACGGTGAACATGTGGGAAATTGATGGTTCTGTTAGAAAAGGAAGGTAAAGTTTTTTTGTCCTTGTGTAATGTCGTAATTACCCATTTACAAATGCATGTTGATTTATCCAACCATTACAGCTTACAATATTATTATCTTCCCAAAAAAACTCTGGTTTACCTTCCATTTTCCAGGAGGAAAAATCCAAATATTGGTGGATCCAAAAAGAATCTGGAGGTCAGCTTGTCAGAAAGTTCACGGAAATTCATTACATGCATCAGGAAGTACATGATACTTTACTTGAACCTTTTGGAGAAAAACAGGGATTTGTGGACCCTAGAGAGGGCGTACACTTATCTGCGAACTGATAAGAGGGTACCCCCTAATAATCACAACAATGATGTTGagctatatttgttttgtggatatattataataataagtctatttttcttGTAGTTTGCTCTATGCTTGGGCGATATCGTTCCTGTTGGTCTTGGGAAGTACCTTCAAGTTCTAACTTCAGCAATCCGCAATCCTGAGATTCGTAGAGTTTCTGGCGATGCTTCCGTTGAGAACCTACTTGAGAAAATGTTTGGTGTGTTCATGGACCATGCAAACTTATGGGCTGATATAAGCACTATTCCAGAGGTCAATAGTCCCGAGCTATCAGAAAGCAATCTTTACAGGTAATTACTAGATTAGAGTGCAAAATACATAGTTACTCAAGCCAGATGGTTTTCATACTTTATTTCCTTGTGGCAGTTATATCCACCAATACATCCATTTGCTTGAGAGTGATGTCCGACTGGATGTTCTTGAAGGACTAAATGAGAAGATAAGAAAGCGTTTTAAAACACCCAAACTGTCAAACAGCAATTTCGCCAAGATATGCAAGCACGCTTCTCTGGCATGGTGCCGTTGTATTCTCATCAAACTTGCATCCATCACTCCACTGCCTGAATCCATGGAAACAACTGATCAGCCTGCTCCACTATCCAGCGGTCTAGTGCTTTACATCGACTTGCAACCTGATGAGCTTCTCATCTCGTCTCCTGATGGGCCTGCTCAATTCAAAGGCCTCGATATGAACTGGTTTGAGACTTTTAACAGAATTAAGAACATTCCGATCAGGCAAACATCCGAAGATAACATGGAGACTGCTGTTACTGTCATGAAGAGCACCTACAACTTCTATCGGGAGAGCTCTTGCGGAACATTCCCATCGGGTATTAATCTGTACACAGTCACCCCATCGCAGCCACCTGTTGAAGGCCTACAGCAAGCCCCAGACGCAATTGAGAACCTTGACCTCAGTATTCCAAGGAAGCTCCTTCTATGGGTTTATACCTTGGTCCACGGCCGTTACTCCAATATATCAGCCGTTGTAAAGTACTGCGATGAGATGAAGGTATGAACATGATGCCCAGTATTTAACCATATAACCTTCCCCCTTCACCTCAACTAACGCCTACCCGTTCTTGTTGCAGTCAAGAAGTAAAAGAGGAGCCCCGACATCGACAGCGACAGCTTCACAGCAAACCACAGTTTCTCCCCAAGGTATCGCATCAAACTTCCGCCATCTGGGTATCCCTTCTTTCCGTACCCGAAAAAATGCCTAATGCATGTTGTGTGCTTGATGTTATAACAGTTGGCTCCAAAGAGAAGAGCACCCACATTGACCCTAGCGAAGCTCAAGAAGCAGCAGCCCCTACTCCAGCTCCAGCAGCGGCGATTGCTCCTTCCCAGCAAGAGGCAGGTGTTGCAGTTGCAAGCAGCCCTCATGAGGCCCAgaaaaccgccgccgcggcggcggcttctcaACTCACCCGTAGCAGCTCATCGAGGGCGATGGAGAGCACTGGTCAGGATGGCGGTAGAGGAAACGACGGCACGGCTTAGCTTTGCCCCATGTCTACTGGCTGCTAGTAGGCTAATTTCtgcagtgtgtgtgtgtgtgtgtgtgtccatGTGAATATGTGTGACCTGTGTGGCTGTGTGACTGACCCCCTCCTAATGTTGATGTCTCACAACGCTGATGATTACCGTCGCAGGAAAATATGCTGTACAGTTATTGAAAACCTGTAACAGACAGTAGTGGCATGCTTATTGTCACTCAATTTACCTACCAAGATATAGGTGGAAACATAGGTCAAGTGCGAATAGGTTCACAACCTGGAATGTTGTTCTTACCCATGGTGTACTCGGTACTCCTTACCCATTAGTGCTATGTAAAGCTGCGCTCATAAAACTgagtagttttttttccccGTAGGTGACTTGATAACACTGAGCATTAACGATGATAAATTAGCATACCCATGGCTCAATTGCACCCAaagaaattcagaaaaaaaagcaactacaaaaagaagaaaaaaaaacggtaCAGTACAACCCCATTAAACGGGCTGGCCCATCATTAGGCAGCAAAGCTTATTGGGCCGGTCCTTGGATAAACTCCAATCGCACCTAAGCACACCGAGGTCGCCGCAGAGGCAGCAGCCGTCAGCCACCACCCACCGCgaccgaggaagaagaagagaggagatcaggaggaggggaagaggaagtAGGGATGGGTTTCGTGATGGAGTTCGCGGAGAACCTGATCCTGCGGATGATGGAGGACCCGGGGAAGCGGGACGCGGCGCAGCGGGAGCACGTGTACCGGATGAAGGAGCGGTGCGAGCGCACCAAGGCGGCGTGGAGCCTCCCGCTCCGCCCCTACGGCTTCTGGACCTTCGACCGCTTCAACTCCCAGCTCTCCTGGGATCCCCAGATCAGCCACGCCCCCGGCCGCCGCGACCCCTACGACGACGTCCTCCACCGCCACTCCAACccacccccctcctcctcctgatcCCCCGATTCGATCCGGAATAGGTAACTTGCCCCTCGATTTGCTTCTTGGATTTCTAGGTTTAGTTGTTCGTTGCTCGATTCCCCTCTTGGGGAGGTCCAATTAAGCGATTAGGGCTCGTTTAGAGGGTTTAAAATGTCTTAGCTGTTCGTTGCTCGATTCCCCTTTTTGGGGAACTCCAAAGTTAAGCTTGCTTGTCGAACATTCAATGTTCATTGCATTCGGATAGTTTGTATATGTTCCATTAGGTTAGGCTTGGTCACCTGTGAGTTGCTAAGCTTGAGGTGTTCACTGAACTAATTTCCAATCTGACTGCACTATTTCCAATCTGACATCACCAACAGCCACTCAAAATTCAATCccctaaatcattttttttagatctCTAAAAAGGATTTAAGGTATGAGTATAGCTGTATCTCCAAGAGATTCCAAAAATTTAATCCCCAAAACAAAAAAAGTGGGCCACATCGACAACTACCAACAGAATGGTCATTCCTCTCCTCCACTCACGCTCGCACACATTGCATCTTCCTCCCGGCTCCTTTCAGGACATTCAGTGATCAATCTCTTTGACATCATTACTGACAGTTGAAGCATTGAACAATGTTTCTATTGGCCTCAGCTACCATCTGAgtatttgtcccaaaatgatatttcacttgattattACCACGATCTCCTGTATTTTACATGGAAAAAATATTGGTTCTGCAATCATCAACAGTGGGGGTGTCAgcccagaaaaaaaatcagctttTTTAGTGTGAATGGTGTTAATTAACAACATGAAGTTTTCAGCAGCAAACAACAAGATATTTCAGCagctgcaacagtacttttcagTACTAGCAAGCAGCAGTTTTTAGCGGCAAAGAACAACAGTTTTCATCAGCCAGCAAACAACAAATTTCCATTACCAGCACCAAGCAGTTCTCAGCAACAGCAAGCTCAAAATTTGAGCAGCAGCAACGATCAGTTTTCAGCTATCAGCAATAGCAAGCTAACGAACAGCCATGTTCCATCATTGAATTGCAACAAAAAAGCACTGACCAACAGCACTTAATCATCCAAGGTCGAAAATATATTGTGGAGAATGGAGGAAACAATTATCTTATTAAGGAGAagaataaatatttgaatgcCTAGAGCAAGTTTGAGCAATACTCCAAATAGTTTGGGATCATTGACCTGCACCGCTGAACGAGTCGATGGTAAATTGTTTTGACGGACGAACTCCTCTTCATCTGGGCATCACCGCCCAGAGACCAATGAAATCGACTCCGACCGAGGTGCACGATGATTCGATGAAGGCCAGCGACTGGGCACCTCCGGCTGTCGCCGGCTGGTCGCATGGGGCCTTTGTCTCCTGCACATTACCAGAGGGCGCCGGGTGGCCGGGAGCCTGAGACAGTGCAGCGCCAGTCTGACACGAGGGACAGGCTGTGTTGCGGGACGCGGTAGGGTCGAGGGACGATTGGAGATGAATCGGGGCGACGGCCGAATCGATTCGGTGGTGGTTCTGGTGGGAGTGCCGACGAAGGTCTGCCCAATTGGGGTGGAGATGGGTCCGGCGCCGCCACTGAGAAAAAATGTCGATGCTGTGAAAGCTTGGGGGAGCCATGGCTGCTTTCCAGACATCTGCGGGGAAGATGAGGCTGCTGGCATGATGGATTGACTCACAGGCGGACGAACGCACAAAGAAAAACCTGGTAGGAAAATTTTTACCCAGCACGCGCGAAGTGCATGCTATCGAAGGATTGGGCGCCGAGTCTCTTCCCTACAAGTCGAGAACGAAATATACGGGTTTGGAAACGCCAAGCTTTTAGGGGTGATTTAGGTATACTGTTGGAGCGATTTTTTCCTGCAAAACTCCTCAAAACTGGTATTGGGAAGAGTATTGGGAAACTGTTGGCCATGCTCTAATACATGGTTGATTGAATAGATTCGGGAGATGTCGCCGGAATGTATCGAGTCAAGGACAGGGAAATAATGCTTGTTTGGAACCTGTAGGTTCGTTCAACTATTATCCTGGGAGTAGGTTGTTGACTCATACAGTGCAGATGGATGTCACAGCTCTAGGTTTTCTTTAAAACATGAAGTTGAGTGAGGAAGAAGGTGTGTTAAATACTTAATGGTTTCTTAACTTTGTTTTGGTGTCACATTAAGGAAACAatatttttgaatttgaatctaGCAACTTGTTAGCTCTTCCAAATTCATAGATGATGCATGACGTGTTGGTAACTATGCCTGTATTCCCAAGCGGTGAGACTAAGACTTTAAAATTTTCTAACTACATATATATTTAACAGACTCGGATTTTAAAATTGAGCCTAAAGTAGTTATTATGTTTTCAGTTGacatatccaaaaaaaaaatcaaatgctGGAACATATACTCATATAATTGCTGCATATGCTAGAACTGCCAACTTTAGTAATATTTTGTTTATGTTTATTCCTACAATGCTTTTACATAACTTTACCCACCAAATTGTTGGTATCTTCAATAGTATCTTGTTGATGTTTGGATGGAAGCCTTTTTTTTCCAACACTATCAAAATTTCTCTCCTAACTAGTATAAATTTTACCCTGACAAAGTTTCTCGCACTATCAAAGTTTTGTTAGGCTAGTGTGCTTATAGTTTCGCATTATCCTAGTTTTTTATGATTAGTTGGTTGCTGCTATTAACTTATAGACTCCTGTATGTCTTTGATAGTTTGATTTACCTAATTTTAGAGACAGAGTATGTCCATTGGGATTCCTAGTTATGAAAATGTTCGATGGGCCTCTATGGTCTGGATGATAAGAAACAATTATAGTTTGGGCGCTGGAGTCAGTGTCTTACTCTTTTCATGTGTTTACCTCTCATGAATTGTTCAGCTCCCCTAATTTGAAATAATGGGATATTATATAGGTATATTTTACAGCGTATCCATGTTAATGTTGAATGGGGAGTAAGTACCTTGACTGCCTTCAttgctcttttcttttattttgaacTGTTGGATTATGATATATAAATAGATGCTAGTAAAGTCCATATTAATGCTTGACGGGAATCTGGGGAAGTGCACACTGAGTCTCTCAGACCCACCCTCAGTTCGAGTATGGTTGCTACATTATCAGAAGCTTGCAAACAAAAGAAAACCAAGTTGTTAACTTCAGGCTTATAGATTGCGAGCAAATTATTGCAATATTTTGATTTTCCAATCAACCTACGAAAATTATAGAGTTCTTTGGGTGTTCATTTTCCACTTGATCTAACACATTTGTTGAACATGGCAATAGCCTCATAAATGCAAGTAGTTTGTTCATGGAAAAATGCTATCAGCTCAGCTATTGAAGTTTGTCTTTAGACCCCTGTTGTGGTGTTTAGTATCTCTGTTTATGTTGCCTGATGATAGGATCTTGTAAATTTTATGGTTTTGCAGGTCACCCAGTCATGTGTTGTTACCTACAAAACCTGTAGTCCATTTGTGTTCTTCGTTTATCTTTTACTTGGAGCGTCAGATGATTTGATGGtttcttaattttcttttctgcaGATGCCGTTCGTGAGGAAGTGTGGTCGCAATAAGAAACCCGTTTCCATCCAAATGACGTCTTTGAAAATTTTATCCTTGAACTACCGTGCTTTGGTCATATGCTTTCTGTTTGGTTAAAAGCTCAGATCCAGAAGGTCTTAGAGAGGCCGTTCTGTATTTCCGTTCTTGATTTTACTGTTCTGTATGGCTGTACCACAGAAGGTTTTAATAATCGCACTGAGGAATTGCTTGCGtcattaaaatttgaaaaccaTTCCAATTGTTGTGGTATACAAAGCTTGCTAGGGCATTTTCGGTGCAATATTATGATGTGTTCTTTAGCGTGGGTTGGGACGTGGTACGTGAAACGAGTGATGGATTAGCGCACTACTCTCTCCTTCACTcacaaattgatcatcatataacctcATGAATACGGATTTTATTGGAGTGCAATTCATGCATCACAGGAGGAGAATACGTGCATGCTAAGGGTGTACTTGTGCATTATACGTGCATGCTAAGGGTGTACTTGTGCATTATCTTAATCAATGTAAGTATGTATATTGTACAAACATTATATAGAACATTATATAATGATCAATTTGGAATa
Coding sequences:
- the LOC4333753 gene encoding uncharacterized protein, translated to MGFVMEFAENLILRMMEDPGKRDAAQREHVYRMKERCERTKAAWSLPLRPYGFWTFDRFNSQLSWDPQISHAPGRRDPYDDVLHRHSNPPPSSS